One Mycolicibacterium sarraceniae genomic window carries:
- a CDS encoding DUF5134 domain-containing protein: MIGDLALRWFVTILFVLSAAECGYALAAGDRRPAAVVSQLLHVVMAVAMAVMAWPSGAALPTVAPMVFFLLATGWFIGVTVSPLGAGHRVAGAYHALMMLAMAWMYAVMNGRLLPGQASYVGDATPAQTGHSGHAGMTMPGMDMSGSDTAVTASGGGYPPYIDALNWLCTIGFAVATVYWLYRYLTVRMSRTPGAGVPLGALCQSMMAAGMAIMFGVML, encoded by the coding sequence GTGATCGGAGATCTCGCGCTGCGATGGTTCGTCACCATCCTGTTCGTCCTGAGCGCCGCGGAGTGCGGGTATGCGCTCGCCGCGGGGGATCGGCGACCCGCCGCCGTCGTCAGTCAATTGCTGCACGTGGTGATGGCGGTGGCGATGGCGGTGATGGCGTGGCCATCGGGTGCCGCCCTGCCCACCGTCGCGCCGATGGTGTTCTTTCTGCTCGCGACGGGCTGGTTCATCGGTGTGACGGTGAGCCCGCTCGGGGCCGGTCACCGGGTCGCCGGTGCTTATCACGCGCTGATGATGCTGGCGATGGCGTGGATGTACGCGGTGATGAACGGGCGCCTGCTGCCGGGTCAAGCGTCCTACGTCGGTGACGCCACCCCGGCGCAGACCGGGCACTCGGGGCATGCCGGGATGACCATGCCGGGCATGGACATGTCGGGGTCGGACACCGCGGTGACCGCGTCCGGGGGTGGCTATCCGCCCTACATCGATGCGCTGAACTGGTTGTGCACCATCGGTTTCGCGGTCGCCACGGTGTATTGGCTCTATCGGTACCTGACCGTGCGGATGAGCCGCACCCCGGGTGCCGGCGTGCCGCTGGGAGCCCTGTGCCAGTCGATGATGGCCGCCGGTATGGCGATCATGTTCGGCGTGATGCTGTAG